A DNA window from Heterodontus francisci isolate sHetFra1 chromosome 49, sHetFra1.hap1, whole genome shotgun sequence contains the following coding sequences:
- the LOC137358283 gene encoding metalloproteinase inhibitor 2-like, which produces MSCNIFGFLATGLLLLTVQQQSDACSCGPSHPQQAYCQSDVVIKGKIVGSKLVARDNSSDPNAFHWIQYEVQQQKMYKGFEKVEEVQYVYTPRADLVCGLVLEADQMNEDYVLSGNVESDGKMYINICSFNKPWSQLTPAQRTNLDERYRAGCQCMIIPCLSLPCSLSADNQCLWTDGILNGKWEGAQSQRYACSMKPSGMCQWDTGKIPRSRSFLRSENQ; this is translated from the exons ATGAGCTGCAACATCTTTGGGTTCCTGGCCACCGGGCTTCTGCTCCTGACCGTGCAACAGCAGTCTGACGCTTGCAGCTGTGGCCCATCTCATCCCCAGCAAGCTTACTGTCAGTCCGATGTGG TTATCAAGGGGAAAATAGTGGGATCAAAGCTCGTCGCCAGAGACAACAGCAGCGATCCGAATGCCTTTCATTGGATCCAGTATGAAGTCCAACAACAAAAG ATGTACAAGGGTTTCGAGAAGGTCGAGGAGGTTCAGTACGTCTACACGCCCCGTGCTGACTTAGTCTGCGGGCTCGTGCTCGAAGCAGATCAGATGAATGAGGACTATGTCCTGTCAG GGAATGTGGAGAGTGACGGGAAAATGTACATCAACATCTGCAGCTTTAACAAACCCTGGAGTCAGCTGACACCAGCACAGAGGACAAATCTGGATGAGAGATACAgagctggctgtcagtgcatg ATCATTCCCTGCCTATCCTTGCCGTGCAGTCTCTCCGCGGATAATCAGTGCCTCTGGACTGACGGAATCCTCAACGGAAAGTGGGAGGGAGCTCAAAGCCAACGCTACGCTTGCAGCATGAAGCCGTCTGGCATGTGCCAGTGGGACACGGGCAAGATTCCCAGGTCCAGATCCTTCCTCAGAAGCGAGAATCAGTAA